A segment of the Flavobacteriales bacterium genome:
AACGCGCGCTCCCGGATGATCCCTCATTGCATCTTCACTGGATTTATGGTAGTCAGCGTGAAGCGTTACCCGCCAACCAGCGAAAAGGATATGCACGATTCATGACCAACAACGTGCTGATCCCCAAAAAGGCATTGTTTGAACATCCATTGAATGAAACGCTGAAAGGCTACGGCCATGAAGACACTTTACTGGGCCAGTCACTGGAAGCGGCAGGCATCCCCATCATCCATATAGACAATCCACTTCGCCATGCAGGCCTGGAAAACCGGGATCATTTTCTGCAAAAAACGCGTACCGGAATCCACAATCTTTTGAAGATTCGTAAACTGGGAGCGGATGACCGGGAGATCACACTGTTAATGACGTACCGCAGACTGAAAACCTGGAAAATGGCAGGAGTTGCGAGGTTTATTCTCCGCAGGCTAAAGCCCACCATTCAGCAACGACTTAGCACCAACCAACCCAACCTGTTCTGGTTTGATATGTTTAAACTGCAATACCTTCTGGATATCGTTGGCAAACAAAAGGTTTAATCACCCTTGAGGGCATGGGCGATCACTTCTTTCCATGTATTTTTTTCGTGATCCCATCTCAGTTCCGCTGACGCTTTAACTAAGCCCTGCTTCCATTTGATCTGCTGTTTACGGTCAAAGATCATAGCACGGATCTGACCGGCTAACCTCTCCGGTTCCAGGTCATATGCTAATTCTCCGATTTGATAAGTCTCAACAATGTTCTTCACTTCCACCATAGGAGTAGCCAACACGGGTACACCACATTGAATATAGTCGAAGAGTTTATTGGGCAAGCTGTACCTGTAGTTAAGATTGGTATCCTTGTCCAGGCTGAGCCCCAGGGAAGCATGACAAGTGTAATGCACCAAATCGTTAGCCGGCATCATGTCCAGTATGCGCACATTTTTCTGCAAGGACGGATCATTCCTGACTTTCTCTTTTAACAGGGGAAACACATCTCCACCGCCAATCACTAGCAGAAGGGCATCCGGAATAAATCTGAATGCCTCCACCGCCTCTTCCGCCCCCCGATCCACATTCATCCATGCCCCCTGCAATATAACAATGGGCACATTTTCCGGAAGCCCAAGTTCTGCCCTGCTACGTGGCTTCGAAGGTATCCGGGTATTGGAAACGTTCCTTACAACCGAAAAATCGTAACCATACGTGCGCTTCAATAAGTCTGCGATTGATCCGTTCACCGTGACCCGCGCATGGACTTTGGGTATTGCCTTTCTCTCTATTGCACACCAAACACGTCTTACCATAGGCTTTGCGTGAAGTTCAGGTACACCTGTGAAGAATTCATGGCTATCATATACCCACCGGAACTTTTTCCATTTGGATGCATAGTAGCATGCAAGCAAGGTATCCGCATCATTGGCAATGACAAGGTCAAAATCAGATCGCAGCAGAAAAAAGAACAACCTGATATTATATGTTGCATAAAACAACGGACCCCGTTCGAAAGGCAAACGAAAACGCCGAACGCTAAACAAATCCGCTGACAGTTTTTGACTCTGTTTCTTCATGCGACCGACGATGGTTACCCGCATATCCCTTTCCACCAGAGCAGTTGCATGCCTCTTCACACGCTGGTCGGTCAGCACATCGTTGGTCACACAAAAACAAACTGTGGTCATTTCGTATCGGTTCCGGTTCAATCCTATAAAGAAACAAAGTTATCCGTTATTTTTGCCCATCTTCACC
Coding sequences within it:
- a CDS encoding glycosyltransferase family 4 protein, which encodes MTTVCFCVTNDVLTDQRVKRHATALVERDMRVTIVGRMKKQSQKLSADLFSVRRFRLPFERGPLFYATYNIRLFFFLLRSDFDLVIANDADTLLACYYASKWKKFRWVYDSHEFFTGVPELHAKPMVRRVWCAIERKAIPKVHARVTVNGSIADLLKRTYGYDFSVVRNVSNTRIPSKPRSRAELGLPENVPIVILQGAWMNVDRGAEEAVEAFRFIPDALLLVIGGGDVFPLLKEKVRNDPSLQKNVRILDMMPANDLVHYTCHASLGLSLDKDTNLNYRYSLPNKLFDYIQCGVPVLATPMVEVKNIVETYQIGELAYDLEPERLAGQIRAMIFDRKQQIKWKQGLVKASAELRWDHEKNTWKEVIAHALKGD
- a CDS encoding glycosyltransferase family 2 protein → MANPHEATVMLSILIPIFNEDSRDLVHALIKQCSDAGIAFEILCFDDGSDEMTRSTNRELMTTNNVRYEEMPENLGRAAIRNQMVRASTYNHLLLIDGDSAMEDDRYITRYLPWIGQFKVVYGGRTYQRALPDDPSLHLHWIYGSQREALPANQRKGYARFMTNNVLIPKKALFEHPLNETLKGYGHEDTLLGQSLEAAGIPIIHIDNPLRHAGLENRDHFLQKTRTGIHNLLKIRKLGADDREITLLMTYRRLKTWKMAGVARFILRRLKPTIQQRLSTNQPNLFWFDMFKLQYLLDIVGKQKV